One stretch of Punica granatum isolate Tunisia-2019 chromosome 5, ASM765513v2, whole genome shotgun sequence DNA includes these proteins:
- the LOC116206667 gene encoding protein PEROXIN-4, with protein sequence MQTSRARLFKEYKEVQREKGADPDIQLVCDDSNIFKWTALIKGPSDTPFEGGVFQLAFAIPEQYPLQPPQVRFLTKIFHPNVHFKTGEICLDILKNAWSPAWTLQSVCRAIIALMAHPEPDSPLNCDSGNLLRSGDIRGYQSMARMYTRLAAMPKKG encoded by the exons ATGCAG ACATCGAGGGCAAGACTATTCAAGGAATACAAAGAGGTGCAGCGAGAGAAAGGAGCTGATCCAGATATTCAATTAGTTTGTGAtgattcaaatatttttaagtGGACTGCACTTATCAAG GGACCATCTGACACTCCTTTCGAAGGTGGCGTCTTCCAACTTGCCTTTGCCATTCCCGAGCAGTATCCTTTGCAACCACCTCAAGTGCGTTTTTTAACAAAGATATTTCACCCAAATGTGCACTTCAAG ACAGGAGAGATATGCCTTGATATTTtgaagaatgcatggagtCCTGCATGGACTCTTCAGTCTGTTTGCAGGGCTATAATAGCCTTGATGGCCCATCCTGAACCTGATAGTCCGCTAAACTGCGACTCAG GCAATCTTCTTCGATCGGGTGATATAAGAGGCTACCAGTCCATGGCGAGGATGTACACTAGACTCGCGGCCATGCCGAAGAAAGGATGA
- the LOC116206665 gene encoding argininosuccinate synthase, chloroplastic isoform X2, whose protein sequence is MGWLWTILLQLGARVSGFRGCAVGLTNSRILPRAPLTKGTRAALSDLGTQEVTSMDKEKKQGLRGKLNKVVLAYSGGLDTSVIVPWLRENYGCEVVCFTADVGQGIKELEGLEEKAKASGACQLVVKDLKEEFVKDFIYPCLRAGAIYEREYLLGTSMARPVIAKAMVDVAKEVGADAVAHGCTGKGNDQVRFELTFFALNPQLNVVAPWREWDIQGREDAIEYAKKHNVPVPVTKKSIYSRDRNLWHLSHEGDILEDPANEPKKDMYMISVDPEEAPNQPEYVEIGIVSGLPVSVNGKELSPASLLSELNEIGGRHGIGRIDLVENRLVGMKSRGVYETPGGTILFKAVRVLETLTLDRETMQVKDSLALKYAELVYAGRWFDPLREAMDAFMEKITSTTTGSVTLKLYKGNVTATSKTSPFSLYRQDISSFESGEIYDQADAGGFIRLYGLPMRVRAMLERGL, encoded by the exons ATGGGGTGGTTGTGGACCATTTTGTTGCAGCTGGGGGCCAGAGTGAGTGGTTTCCGGGGCTGTGCTGTTGGTTTAACGAATAGCCGCATCCTCCCTAGAGCTCCTCTAACTAAAG GCACACGAGCAGCTCTTTCAGATTTAGGCACTCAAGAAGTTACGTCTATGGATAAAGAGAAAAAGCAAGGCCTCCGCGGGAAGTTAAATAAAGTGGTTCTAGCCTACAGTGGCGGCTTAGATACCTCTGTGATAGTTCCATGGTTGAG GGAGAATTATGGCTGTGAGGTTGTATGCTTCACTGCTGATGTTGGGCAA GGCATAAAAGAGCTTGAAGGATTAGAAGAAAAGGCAAAGGCCAGTGGGGCGTGTCAGTTGGTGGTGAAGGACCTGAAAGAGGAATTCGTGAAGGATTTCATTTATCCTTGCTTACGAGCAGGTGCCATCTATGAGAGGGAGTACTTGCTGGGGACTTCTATGGCCCGTCCTGTTATTGCCAAG GCCATGGTAGATGTTGCTAAGGAAGTTGGAGCAGACGCTGTAGCTCATGGTTGCACAGGAAAGGGAAATGATCAG gtcCGCTTTGAGCTTACTTTCTTTGCTTTAAATCCTCAACTGAATGTCGTGGCTCCATGGAGGGAATGGGACATCCAAGGGAGAGAAGATGCGATTGAATATGCTAAGAAACATAATGTGCCTGTCCCAGTTACGAAGAAGTCCATCTACAGCAGAGACAGGAATTTGTGGCACTTGAGCCATGAG GGTGATATTCTGGAGGACCCTGCTAATGAGCCAAAGAAAGATATGTATATGATATCTGTTGATCCAGAAGAAGCACCGAATCAACCAGA GTATGTGGAGATTGGGATAGTCTCAGGTCTCCCTGTTTCAGTCAATGGAAAAGAGCTCTCCCCAGCTTCCTTACTTTCCGAGCTTAATGAGATAGGGGGAAGGCATGGGATTGGTCGTATTGACTTAGTGGAGAACCGCCTCGTTGGAATGAAGAGCCGCGGGGTCTATGAAACTCCAGGCGGCACTATCTTATTCAAAGCTGTCCGGGTGCTCGAGACTTTGACCCTTGATCGGGAGACTATGCAAGTTAAAGACTCGCTCGCCCTTAAGTATGCAGAGCTAGTCTATGCTGGGAGGTGGTTCGATCCCCTTCGTGAAGCCATGGATGCATTCATGGAGAAAATCACAAGCACCACAACAGGTTCGGTAACTCTGAAGCTGTACAAGGGGAATGTTACTGCTACCAGCAAGACAAGCCCGTTCAGCCTTTACAGGCAGGATATTTCTTCTTTCGAGAGCGGGGAGATTTATGACCAGGCCGATGCTGGTGGATTCATTCGGCTCTATGGACTTCCTATGAGAGTTCGAGCTATGTTAGAAAGGGGCCT
- the LOC116206666 gene encoding uncharacterized protein LOC116206666, which yields MTLLRHFPHLPPSVRYSSDPSPLQPGRTFPSPATATRWAPLALSRHALLQSPRTFPIPSPHVQASLCRSYKLRSQTDCPLRSDHSIGDMGGEEAVDAAELRSEFIRVLRSRRKEVPLTVVPAQPVKDPLYQDSQPRSSEVMESCPKETTENFNELLKEENLYLITEEGEQGRLPVLILSMKDSSHQRRPAIVFLHSTNKCKEWLRPLLEAYASRGYITIAVDSRYHGERASNKTTYRDALVSSWKTGDTMPFIFDTTWDLIKLADYLMQREDIDPSRIGITGESLGGMHAWFAAFADTRYAVVVPIIGVQGFRWAIDNDMWQARVDSIKAVFEEARANLGKSVIDKEVVEKVWDRIAPGLASGFDSPNTIPPIAPRPLYIINGEEDPRCPIAGLDVPKSGAEKAYEEAKCPDSFKLFAQPGIGHQMTVQMVKEASDWFDRFLKK from the exons ATGACGCTTCTTCGTCACTTTCCGCATCTACCTCCATCCGTACGGTACTCTTCCGATCCCTCACCGCTGCAACCCGGACGAACCTTCCCATCACCAGCAACGGCCACGCGCTGGGCCCCACTCGCCCTCTCCCGCCACGCGCTCCTGCAATCCCCCCGCACGTTCCCCATCCCATCTCCGCACGTGCAAGCCTCGCTGTGCCGGAGCTATAAATTGCGGAGCCAGACTGACTGTCCACTCCGCAGCGACCACTCGATCGGCGACATGGGAGGGGAAGAGGCCGTAGATGCTGCGGAGCTCCGGTCGGAGTTCATCCGAGTCCTCCGGAGCAGGCGAAAGGAAG TGCCACTGACTGTAGTTCCAGCACAACCTGTGAAGGATCCTCTTTATCAGGATTCACAGCCTCGTTCCAGCGAG GTAATGGAATCGTGTCCGAAGGAAACTACAGAGAATTTCAACGAGCTGCTCAAGGAAGAAAATCTTTACTTGATTACTGAG GAAGGCGAGCAGGGGCGCCTACCTGTGCTTATCTTGAGCATGAAGGACAGCAGCCATCAGAGAAGGCCGGCTATTGTGTTTCTGCACAGCACTAACAAGTGCAAAGAGTGGTTGCGGCCATTGCTTGAG GCATATGCTTCTCGAGGATATATCACCATAGCTGTTGATTCTCGCTACCATGGTGAACGTGCAAGTAACAAGACCACATATAGAGAT GCCCTTGTTTCTTCATGGAAGACAGGTGATACAATGCCATTTATATTCGACACT ACCTGGGACCTGATAAAACTAGCAGATTATCTCATGCAGAGGGAAGACATAGATCCTTCAAGGATAGGAATCACGGGCGAATCACTAGGAG GGATGCATGCATGGTTTGCTGCTTTTGCTGACACACGCTACGCTGTTGTGGTCCCGATTATTGGTGTTCAG GGATTTCGATGGGCTATTGACAATGATATGTGGCAAGCAAGAGTTGATAGCATAAAAGCAGTATTTGAAG AGGCACGGGCGAACTTAGGAAAAAGTGTCATCGACAAAGAAGTTGTGGAAAAG GTTTGGGATAGAATTGCTCCTGGCCTGGCATCTGGTTTTGATTCACCTAATACAATTCCACCCATTGCACCACGGCCTCTATACATAATCAATG GTGAAGAGGATCCCCGATGCCCAATTGCAGGCCTAGATGTTCCGAAATCAGGAGCAGAGAAGGCTTACGAGGAGGCCAAGTGTCCAGATAGCTTTAAG CTGTTTGCACAACCCGGGATTGGGCACCAAATGACAGTGCAGATGGTCAAGGAGGCCAGCGATTGGTTCGACAGGTTCCTTAAGAAGTGA
- the LOC116206665 gene encoding argininosuccinate synthase, chloroplastic isoform X1 has product MAQWHALASCTADGTALCASKREPLLVQDRMSCQGKPSSFRLLGARVSGFRGCAVGLTNSRILPRAPLTKGTRAALSDLGTQEVTSMDKEKKQGLRGKLNKVVLAYSGGLDTSVIVPWLRENYGCEVVCFTADVGQGIKELEGLEEKAKASGACQLVVKDLKEEFVKDFIYPCLRAGAIYEREYLLGTSMARPVIAKAMVDVAKEVGADAVAHGCTGKGNDQVRFELTFFALNPQLNVVAPWREWDIQGREDAIEYAKKHNVPVPVTKKSIYSRDRNLWHLSHEGDILEDPANEPKKDMYMISVDPEEAPNQPEYVEIGIVSGLPVSVNGKELSPASLLSELNEIGGRHGIGRIDLVENRLVGMKSRGVYETPGGTILFKAVRVLETLTLDRETMQVKDSLALKYAELVYAGRWFDPLREAMDAFMEKITSTTTGSVTLKLYKGNVTATSKTSPFSLYRQDISSFESGEIYDQADAGGFIRLYGLPMRVRAMLERGL; this is encoded by the exons ATGGCTCAATGGCACGCGCTAGCTTCATGCACAGCCGATGGCACTGCGCTCTGTGCATCCAAGAGAG AGCCGTTGCTAGTTCAGGATAGGATGAGCTGCCAAGGGAAGCCATCCTCGTTTCGACTG CTGGGGGCCAGAGTGAGTGGTTTCCGGGGCTGTGCTGTTGGTTTAACGAATAGCCGCATCCTCCCTAGAGCTCCTCTAACTAAAG GCACACGAGCAGCTCTTTCAGATTTAGGCACTCAAGAAGTTACGTCTATGGATAAAGAGAAAAAGCAAGGCCTCCGCGGGAAGTTAAATAAAGTGGTTCTAGCCTACAGTGGCGGCTTAGATACCTCTGTGATAGTTCCATGGTTGAG GGAGAATTATGGCTGTGAGGTTGTATGCTTCACTGCTGATGTTGGGCAA GGCATAAAAGAGCTTGAAGGATTAGAAGAAAAGGCAAAGGCCAGTGGGGCGTGTCAGTTGGTGGTGAAGGACCTGAAAGAGGAATTCGTGAAGGATTTCATTTATCCTTGCTTACGAGCAGGTGCCATCTATGAGAGGGAGTACTTGCTGGGGACTTCTATGGCCCGTCCTGTTATTGCCAAG GCCATGGTAGATGTTGCTAAGGAAGTTGGAGCAGACGCTGTAGCTCATGGTTGCACAGGAAAGGGAAATGATCAG gtcCGCTTTGAGCTTACTTTCTTTGCTTTAAATCCTCAACTGAATGTCGTGGCTCCATGGAGGGAATGGGACATCCAAGGGAGAGAAGATGCGATTGAATATGCTAAGAAACATAATGTGCCTGTCCCAGTTACGAAGAAGTCCATCTACAGCAGAGACAGGAATTTGTGGCACTTGAGCCATGAG GGTGATATTCTGGAGGACCCTGCTAATGAGCCAAAGAAAGATATGTATATGATATCTGTTGATCCAGAAGAAGCACCGAATCAACCAGA GTATGTGGAGATTGGGATAGTCTCAGGTCTCCCTGTTTCAGTCAATGGAAAAGAGCTCTCCCCAGCTTCCTTACTTTCCGAGCTTAATGAGATAGGGGGAAGGCATGGGATTGGTCGTATTGACTTAGTGGAGAACCGCCTCGTTGGAATGAAGAGCCGCGGGGTCTATGAAACTCCAGGCGGCACTATCTTATTCAAAGCTGTCCGGGTGCTCGAGACTTTGACCCTTGATCGGGAGACTATGCAAGTTAAAGACTCGCTCGCCCTTAAGTATGCAGAGCTAGTCTATGCTGGGAGGTGGTTCGATCCCCTTCGTGAAGCCATGGATGCATTCATGGAGAAAATCACAAGCACCACAACAGGTTCGGTAACTCTGAAGCTGTACAAGGGGAATGTTACTGCTACCAGCAAGACAAGCCCGTTCAGCCTTTACAGGCAGGATATTTCTTCTTTCGAGAGCGGGGAGATTTATGACCAGGCCGATGCTGGTGGATTCATTCGGCTCTATGGACTTCCTATGAGAGTTCGAGCTATGTTAGAAAGGGGCCT